A stretch of Suncus etruscus isolate mSunEtr1 chromosome 9, mSunEtr1.pri.cur, whole genome shotgun sequence DNA encodes these proteins:
- the CTSD gene encoding cathepsin D isoform X2 → MQPPRLLPLLVLGLLAAPSAAVIRIPLHKFKSIRRTLSEYAGPVENMIAKGPSTKYNLEGLAMSGDPVPEMLKNYMDAQYYGEIGIGTPPQCFTVVFDTGSSNLWVPSVKCQLTDLACWVHHKYNGKKSSTYMKNGTTFEIHYGSGSLSGYLSQDTVSVPCQSNLKVTKQLFGEATKQPGITFIAAKFDGILGMAYPKISVNNVVPVFDNLMQQKLVDKNIFSFYLNRDPNAPLGGELMLGGIDEKYMKGELTYHNVTRQAYWQVHMEEINMGNGLTMCKGGCEAIVDTGTSLIVGPVEEVKALQKALGGIPLIQGEVSRQHSRSSRLSHMQVGSHCHPTGVALALTLISCSA, encoded by the exons ATGCAGCCTCCCAGGCTCCTGCCGCTGCTCGTCCTCGGCCTGCTGGCCGCCCCCAGCGCCGCCGTCATCAG AATCCCCTTGCACAAGTTCAAGTCCATCCGCCGGACCTTGTCCGAGTATGCAGGACCCGTGGAGAACATGATCGCCAAGGGCCCGTCCACGAAATACAATCTGGAGGGCCTGGCCATGAGCGGTGACCCAGTGCCCGAGATGCTCAAGAACTATATGGAT GCCCAGTACTACGGAGAGATCGGCATCGGGACCCCACCCCAGTGCTTCACGGTTGTGTTCGACACGGGCTCCTCCAACCTGTGGGTGCCCTCGGTCAAGTGCCAACTGACAGACCTCGCCTGCT GGGTGCATCACAAGTACAATGGCAAGAAGTCAAGCACGTACATGAAGAACGGCACCACCTTTGAAATCCACTATGGCTCGGGCAGCCTGTCGGGGTACCTCAGCCAGGACACCGTGTCG GTACCCTGTCAGTCCAACCTCAAGGTGACAAAGCAGTTGTTCGGGGAGGCCACCAAGCAGCCCGGAATCACCTTCATCGCGGCCAAGTTCGATGGCATCCTGGGCATGGCCTATCCCAAAATCTCCGTCAATAACGTGGTGCCCGTCTTCGACAACCTCATGCAGCAGAAGCTGGTGGACAAGAATATATTCTCCTTCTACCTCAACCG GGATCCCAATGCACCGCTCGGAGGCGAGCTCATGCTGGGTGGTATAGATGAGAAGTACATGAAGGGCGAGCTGACCTACCACAATGTCACCCGCCAGGCCTACTGGCAGGTGCATATGGAGGA GATAAATATGGGCAATGGCCTGACTATGTGCAAGGGGGGCTGCGAGGCCATCGTGGACACAGGGACGTCCCTCATAGTGGGACCTGTGGAAGAGGTCAAAGCGTTGCAGAAGGCCCTAGGAGGTATTCCCCTCATCCAAGGCGAGGTGAGCAGGCAGCACAGCCGGTCAAGCCGACTCTCGCACATGCAGGTCGGGTCACACTGTCACCCCACAGGGGTGGCCCTGGCA ctcacTCTCATCTCTTGCAGTGCATGA
- the CTSD gene encoding cathepsin D isoform X1: MQPPRLLPLLVLGLLAAPSAAVIRIPLHKFKSIRRTLSEYAGPVENMIAKGPSTKYNLEGLAMSGDPVPEMLKNYMDAQYYGEIGIGTPPQCFTVVFDTGSSNLWVPSVKCQLTDLACWVHHKYNGKKSSTYMKNGTTFEIHYGSGSLSGYLSQDTVSVPCQSNLKVTKQLFGEATKQPGITFIAAKFDGILGMAYPKISVNNVVPVFDNLMQQKLVDKNIFSFYLNRDPNAPLGGELMLGGIDEKYMKGELTYHNVTRQAYWQVHMEEINMGNGLTMCKGGCEAIVDTGTSLIVGPVEEVKALQKALGGIPLIQGECMIPCEKVSTLPEITFNLKDKEYTLKPDDYVLKVSQAGKTICLLGFMGMDIPPPAGPLWILGDVFIGRYYTVFDREKNRVGLAEAAKL, translated from the exons ATGCAGCCTCCCAGGCTCCTGCCGCTGCTCGTCCTCGGCCTGCTGGCCGCCCCCAGCGCCGCCGTCATCAG AATCCCCTTGCACAAGTTCAAGTCCATCCGCCGGACCTTGTCCGAGTATGCAGGACCCGTGGAGAACATGATCGCCAAGGGCCCGTCCACGAAATACAATCTGGAGGGCCTGGCCATGAGCGGTGACCCAGTGCCCGAGATGCTCAAGAACTATATGGAT GCCCAGTACTACGGAGAGATCGGCATCGGGACCCCACCCCAGTGCTTCACGGTTGTGTTCGACACGGGCTCCTCCAACCTGTGGGTGCCCTCGGTCAAGTGCCAACTGACAGACCTCGCCTGCT GGGTGCATCACAAGTACAATGGCAAGAAGTCAAGCACGTACATGAAGAACGGCACCACCTTTGAAATCCACTATGGCTCGGGCAGCCTGTCGGGGTACCTCAGCCAGGACACCGTGTCG GTACCCTGTCAGTCCAACCTCAAGGTGACAAAGCAGTTGTTCGGGGAGGCCACCAAGCAGCCCGGAATCACCTTCATCGCGGCCAAGTTCGATGGCATCCTGGGCATGGCCTATCCCAAAATCTCCGTCAATAACGTGGTGCCCGTCTTCGACAACCTCATGCAGCAGAAGCTGGTGGACAAGAATATATTCTCCTTCTACCTCAACCG GGATCCCAATGCACCGCTCGGAGGCGAGCTCATGCTGGGTGGTATAGATGAGAAGTACATGAAGGGCGAGCTGACCTACCACAATGTCACCCGCCAGGCCTACTGGCAGGTGCATATGGAGGA GATAAATATGGGCAATGGCCTGACTATGTGCAAGGGGGGCTGCGAGGCCATCGTGGACACAGGGACGTCCCTCATAGTGGGACCTGTGGAAGAGGTCAAAGCGTTGCAGAAGGCCCTAGGAGGTATTCCCCTCATCCAAGGCGAG TGCATGATCCCCTGTGAAAAAGTTTCAACGCTGCCAGAAATCACGTTCAACCTGAAAGACAAAGAGTACACCTTGAAGCCGGATGATTATGTGCTCAAG GTGTCCCAGGCGGGCAAGACCATCTGCCTGCTTGGTTTTATGGGCATGGATATCCCCCCGCCCGCCGGGCCACTCTGGATCCTGGGTGACGTCTTCATCGGCCGCTACTACACAGTCTTCGACCGTGAAAAGAACCGGGTGGGCCTGGCCGAGGCCGCGAAGCTGTAG